From Neospora caninum Liverpool complete genome, chromosome VIII, a single genomic window includes:
- a CDS encoding T10O22.7, related, whose amino-acid sequence MGIQNLLKFLKPLAQPAHISAFAGHTVGVDAMSWLHRGAIACAVELVKQEDTDKFLRFVIHMIMLFKYHRVEPLLVFDGAKIPAKAAEDEKRQQARLKASEEARQLLKQHEEARRANRKPPGDTRELLTKCAQGISISPEMAAAVSEDSDLLAHGCGQVLFKMDKEGNCERLVLPLKDSTSLAFTSSTSGPQSSSLSKDANAKKLGQLECLRDFDQKMFTAMCVLGGCDYTHDVHINGLGISTACRFVHKLGKLERVIQYLFKDEKWKKKLTQPQEAVLRGHKMAMIAFTHHRVFDTSTGLVVAASTLLSPRSTPQTSKASSLPSSLPSSLSPSLPSSLSSSLSSSSRASSLPPFAARHSSSVSSPRREGPSNSETGIAEETEKGEKENQQPGSDSASRKKREGEGESDDPAKETEKAGGRRGNAQEATGSSILEDVDLETDSDDEASLERIVGRCQENFRPYAEGVVNPRTHKARIAHLTRKEQILIEEYRARSLVRVHEGNILSAHARARQAHQPSSSCPVSSSSSSCSSSSFSSCSSSSSSPSSYFSAVSSTVSSSACPSPRRASREASSEAREKAREIHAERMQAHAFDEFAMSGERSRQTMQRHEGGAPPPLSSGASEAVEREKKESDGGKDAAGRPPTRDTLHAESGREKETKYERQDVEEAKSRVVLAKEKTAKGGQMKLSFIAVKRTRVVHVKRDVTESLPGSRHLPNRKNIHSESCASPPSSEVPARTLAGSRSASFAAFAYCEEEQLGNQGRENEKGESSGGEEGDSGGGATGDRGDRTQKRERQEDDAEDARGKRRKSTQTRFPSDASNASFASSSQPLPLASSPSPSSSFAAPAPPAPSPSPLSSLSQPSQLPSQSSMSSDSFSQTSFLSSQPSSQPSVPRFFASSSSHRPPAGALPLAGKKKKFGAGFDAAPSASGPPRGSWILGGKETPSLPGASLSSFSWRNKK is encoded by the exons cttcgCCGGGCATACCGTCGGCGTCGACGCGATGAGCTGGCTTCATCGCGGCGCGATTGCATGCGCCGTCGAGCTCGTCAAACAAGAAGATACAGACAA GTTTCTGCGCTTCGTGATCCACATGATTATGCTATTCAAGTACCACCGCGTAGAGCCGCTCCTTG TTTTCGATGGCGCGAAAATCCCGGCGAAGGCCGCTGAGGACGAGAAACGACAGCA AGCACGGCTGAAGGCGtcggaggaggcgaggcagctgctGAAGCAACACGAAGAAGCCCGACGAGCGAATCGAAAACCGCCGGGGGATACACGA GAGCTCCTTACCAAGTGCGCCCAAGGCATCTCCATCTCTCCCGAAATG GCAGCTGCAGTCTCGGAAGACAGCGATTTGTTGGCGCACGGCTGCGGCCAGGTTTTGTTCAAAATGGACAAGGAGGGAAATTGCGAgcgtctcgtcctccctcTGAAAGACAGtacctctctcgcgtttaCCTCGTCCACCTCAGGGCCCCAAAGCTCGTCTCTATCTAAAGACGCTAACGCGAAGAAATTG GGACAACTCGAGTGTCTTCGCGACTTTGATCAGAAGATGTTCACGGCCATGTGCGTTCTTGGCGGATGCGACTACACGCACGATGTTCACATCAAC GGTCTCGGCATCAGCACCGCTTGCCGATTCGTGCACAAACTCGGGAAACTCGAACGCGTCATCCAGTACCTCTTCAAAGACgaaaagtggaagaagaaactgaCGCAA CCCCAGGAGGCAGTCCTACGTGGACACAAGATGGCGATGATCGCATTCACACATCACCGGGTCTTCGACACATCGACAGGCTTGGTCGTCGCCGCTTCTACCCTCCTGTCCCCTCGATCGACACCCCAAACCTCAaaagcttcttctctcccgtcgtctctcccgtcttctctttcgccgtctctcccgtcttctctttcgtcttctctttcgtcttcgtctcgcgcttcttctctgccgccgtTCGCAGCGCGGCATTCTTCGTCAGTTTCctcgccgagaagagaagggccGTCCAATTCAGAGACGGGAATTGCTgaggaaaccgagaagggagagaaggaaaaccaACAGCCTGGTAGCGATAgcgcgtcgaggaagaagagggagggcgagggagaaagtgACGATcccgcgaaggagacagagaaggcaggcggcagacgcggcaACGCACAGGAGGCGACAGGCTCCAGCATTTTGGAAGACGTCGACCTCGAAACAGACAGTGACGACGAG GCATCCCTAGAGAGGATCGTCGGCAGATGCCAAGAGAACTTTCGTCCTTACGCAGAAGGCGTGGTGAATCCGCGAACGCACAAAGCTAGAATTGCTCAT CTAACCCGAAAGGAGCAGATCTTGATTGAGGAATATCGGGCACGATCCCTCGTGCGTGTCCACGAAGGGAATATCCTctcagcgcatgcacgcgcccGACAAGCTCACCaaccttcctcttcctgccctgtctcttcttcctcttcttcttgttcctcatcttccttttcttcttgttcctcatcttcctcttcgccctcttcctatttctcggctgtctcttctactgtctcttcctctgcttgcCCTAGCCCTCGGCGCGCTTCGCgggaggcgagcagcgaggcgagggagaaagcccGAGAGATACACgccgagcgcatgcaggcgcacGCGTTTGACGAGTTTGCGATGTCCGGTGAGCGATCGCGCCAAACCATGCAGCGACATGAGGGCGGCGCACCTCCGCCCCTGAGCTCGGGAGCGTCGGAAGCAGtcgagcgcgagaaaaaggaaagcgacggcggcAAGGACGCGGCCGGGAGACCGCCGACGCGCGACACCTTGCACGcggaaagcgggagagaaaaggagacaaagtACGAGCGGCAGGAtgtcgaagaagcgaaaagtCGTGTCGTGCttgcgaaggagaaaacggcgaaaggCGGCCAAATGAAACTGAGTTTCATTGCTGTTAAGCGAACGAGAGTCGTGCATGTAAAGCGTGACGTCACGGAAAGTCTTCCAGGTTCTCGTCACTTGCCAAACAGAAAGAACATCCACTCGGAATCGTGCGCTTCGCCACCTTCCTCGGAGGTTCCGGCTCGGACTCTCGCTGGCTCtcgctccgcctctttcGCTGCGTTTGCCTACTGCGAGGAGGAACAGCTGGGCAACCAGGGCAGAGAAAatgagaaaggagagagtaGTGGAggtgaggaaggagacagtggtGGTGGTGCGACAGGGGACCGAGGTGACAggacgcagaaacgcgagcggcaagaagacgacgcagaagatGCGAGGGGGAAGCGACGCAAATCGACacaaacgcgttttcctaGCGACGCAAGTAATGCGAGTTTTGCTTCGAGCTCGCAACCCTTACCCCTTGCTTCCTCGCCATCACCGTCCTCGTCCTTTGCTGCTCCCGCCcctccagcgccttcgccttcacctctgtcttctctctctcagccttCTCAATTGCCTTCTCAATCTTCTATGTCTTCCGACTCGTTTTCTCAaacctcttttctctcttctcaacCATCTTCGCAGCCTTCTGtgcctcgtttcttcgcttcttcgtccagTCACCGACCACCAGCAGGCGCGCTCCCCTTGGCCGGCAAAAAAAAGAAATTCGGCGCAGGCTTCGATGCCGCTCCGAGCGCGAGTGGTCCTCCGCGGGGATCTTGGATTCTcggcggaaaggaaacaccCTCGCTACCTGGCGcatccctctcttctttttcctggagaaacaaaaagTGA